AGATACCTGCGGTGACATCTGTAGGACATAGTGATAGAGCGCAACGGCCGCGCCGACTATCACTAGTGGCATACCGTACCAGAAGACATCGGTCTTCTTCTGCGCTAGAGCGGCCCCGAAAATAAACGGTAGCGGATACATAAAGGCGCGCTGCCACCAGCATAGTTCACAGGGGAGAAAATCAAGAACGTTGCTAAGAATAATTGAGCCTAAAGCAGCTGAAAGCGAGATGAAGAAGGCGGCCTGCAGCCAAAACAGGGGCGTCACAGTAAGTTGTCTGACTTTATCCATACCTATCTCCTTATCGGTCTTGAGTATTAATATAGCAGATTATTGCGGTCGACTGTGTTGGCTCACGCCCTCAACCCAGCGCCCATACTCTGCCCGCGTCTCCTCTACTGTGCGCCCATTGGTATCGAATAAGACATGCCTGGAATCACTCCCGTCTGGCTGTCTCCCTACGACTAGTTCAACCTTCCCGTGCCAAAGCCGGGCATCTGTCTCCGTACTCCAGGCTACTAAGTGGTCTTTGGTCAGTGCCATCGGGTCGGCATGGTTACTAGAATCGCTATCCCGCGCGTTACGCTCACTAAGACTCCGGGCGCGGGTGCGGACTATTGGATCGTCATTTGAGAGTGTCCTGTAGGGTATATCTTTGTCCCGCGATAGCGTCCTATGAGCTGCCTCGACCACATCGACCTTAAAAAAAGCCGGCAGGCCTAGGCGCGCCTGTTGGCGTAAGCGAAGATTCTGACGCAGACCGCGGATCATCACGTTGCGCTCACTACGACCGTCGAGGTAGACACTGTCCAACTCCCGCTCGGCCGCATCGAGTACAAAGCGAACCGAAATATTACCGCAAAAGCTCCGCACCGCCTCTTTACGGGCGAGAAATGAGATGACGTCATTAATCGCATCGTGATATAGAACCTGAGGAATGTTAGCCAGCGGAATATGGTCGGTATCGATGCGTACGCCTTCCACCCCAAACGCTACCGTTCGACTGAGCGAGTCAGCAAACTGAGCTAAGTGTTCCTCATCTTCGGTGAACGCCCGC
Above is a genomic segment from Candidatus Saccharimonadales bacterium containing:
- a CDS encoding disulfide bond formation protein B — encoded protein: MDKVRQLTVTPLFWLQAAFFISLSAALGSIILSNVLDFLPCELCWWQRAFMYPLPFIFGAALAQKKTDVFWYGMPLVIVGAAVALYHYVLQMSPQVSSVCSASLVSCTEKQIELLGFMTIPFGSLLAFGVVGVCLLMLKRTIQG